The following coding sequences are from one Methanosarcina sp. WWM596 window:
- a CDS encoding DUF1673 domain-containing protein yields MNLNTEYIKKLMGWCPNAKTLETQYPTHPEYFSANTRARGEDSGDPENPGWFRKLSSKFLLVDSFLTLAYFLVMAQLGANTAAFLAGLFVSVTFFIFAWKKQMQSYDALAQKPVLDYSGKKNLYRRLFRIITLVFYATLLFWIFAGGPERDLLMKGTLSFFAGGLVSLWLCYLQILCWERKNHKTIYLNKSGGKRKRSYVIREER; encoded by the coding sequence GTGAACCTGAATACCGAATACATTAAAAAATTGATGGGCTGGTGTCCGAATGCAAAAACACTCGAAACTCAATATCCCACCCACCCTGAATATTTTAGTGCGAATACCCGGGCCAGAGGTGAAGATTCCGGAGACCCGGAAAATCCCGGTTGGTTTCGGAAACTGAGCAGCAAGTTCCTTCTGGTTGATTCTTTTCTTACACTTGCATATTTCCTTGTAATGGCCCAATTGGGGGCAAATACAGCGGCTTTCCTTGCCGGATTATTCGTTTCCGTAACGTTTTTCATTTTTGCCTGGAAGAAGCAGATGCAAAGCTACGATGCTCTCGCACAAAAACCAGTTCTCGATTATTCAGGCAAGAAAAACCTGTATAGACGACTGTTTCGAATAATAACTCTAGTTTTTTATGCCACACTTTTGTTCTGGATTTTTGCGGGAGGTCCGGAAAGGGATCTTCTCATGAAAGGAACCCTGTCTTTCTTTGCAGGCGGGCTTGTCTCCCTGTGGCTTTGCTATCTCCAGATACTCTGCTGGGAGCGGAAAAACCATAAAACGATCTATCTCAACAAAAGCGGTGGAAAGCGGAAAAGATCGTATGTGATCAGGGAGGAAAGATAA
- a CDS encoding DUF1673 domain-containing protein: MSLEYIKKLMGWCPNAKTLETGPRISPANFEAYAQSGGEKARTPGVLNQFSRLFSRFDVRILLPMIFITPFYINSLFRTGVNAEALLLGLSLSLLIYLLGWKKQMRQYDTLAKKPFIASSFKKTLFWIFLVLILGLILPMVFLSYILSYIPSFLNAQSLYSFIAGAWILMGGTYLQLIYWERKNHMKIYIKSEGGFQKLYALGEKAGEL, encoded by the coding sequence ATGTCCCTGGAATACATAAAGAAACTGATGGGCTGGTGCCCGAATGCAAAAACACTTGAAACCGGACCTCGAATTAGCCCTGCCAACTTTGAAGCATATGCTCAATCCGGAGGAGAAAAAGCCAGGACTCCTGGGGTTCTGAATCAATTCTCCAGGCTCTTCTCCAGGTTTGACGTCAGAATCCTTCTGCCAATGATTTTCATAACTCCGTTTTACATAAATTCGCTGTTCCGAACAGGTGTAAATGCAGAGGCTCTCCTTTTAGGCCTTTCACTTTCTCTACTTATTTATTTGCTCGGCTGGAAAAAGCAAATGCGACAGTACGATACCCTGGCAAAAAAACCCTTTATTGCTTCTTCCTTTAAAAAAACATTATTCTGGATTTTCTTAGTCCTGATTTTGGGTTTGATTTTGCCTATGGTTTTCCTGTCTTATATCTTGTCTTATATACCCTCTTTTCTTAACGCTCAGTCACTGTATTCTTTCATTGCAGGAGCCTGGATTCTTATGGGGGGAACCTATCTTCAGCTAATTTACTGGGAGAGGAAGAACCATATGAAAATTTATATAAAAAGTGAAGGGGGGTTCCAAAAGCTGTATGCCCTTGGAGAAAAGGCGGGAGAACTGTGA
- a CDS encoding DUF1673 domain-containing protein → MDVFVKSIRKLMGWCPNAKTLETQHSICPEYSEADNQSRGRDAGNTPILPSGWWNKRHNRSLIASSVFTLFSIYWIGFQGVRPMDKGFMSGLIFGIIFNLTFCVWSWNYLDNIKNSSKKTKIITVSSKWRIVNLILSLVFLYLLFSQFNRGFVLFLISAFCLIGLMYYFKFDPTPLVFLFYFGSLNTAFSSGIAGICLTAFLYYLTDVYWEKRNGKIVLVYDRKMSEICIVNAGAE, encoded by the coding sequence ATGGATGTATTTGTAAAAAGTATACGGAAACTAATGGGATGGTGCCCGAATGCAAAAACGCTTGAAACCCAACATTCCATCTGCCCTGAATATTCGGAAGCTGATAACCAATCCAGGGGAAGAGATGCAGGAAATACCCCTATTTTACCCTCTGGTTGGTGGAACAAACGTCATAATAGGTCATTAATAGCTTCCTCCGTGTTTACCCTCTTTTCCATATATTGGATCGGATTCCAGGGAGTTCGTCCCATGGATAAAGGTTTCATGTCCGGGTTAATTTTCGGAATTATCTTTAACCTGACCTTTTGTGTCTGGAGCTGGAATTATCTGGATAACATAAAGAACTCAAGCAAAAAAACAAAAATTATAACTGTATCGTCAAAATGGAGAATTGTAAATCTAATTCTTTCTCTGGTATTTCTGTATCTCTTATTTTCACAATTCAACCGGGGATTCGTTTTGTTTTTAATCTCTGCTTTTTGCTTGATAGGTTTGATGTACTACTTTAAGTTTGATCCAACTCCCCTGGTGTTTCTTTTTTACTTCGGTTCACTCAACACGGCATTTTCATCTGGCATAGCCGGCATTTGTTTGACAGCTTTTCTGTATTACCTTACGGATGTATACTGGGAAAAGAGGAATGGAAAAATAGTGCTTGTATATGACCGTAAAATGTCAGAGATCTGTATCGTAAATGCAGGAGCGGAGTAA
- the dapB gene encoding 4-hydroxy-tetrahydrodipicolinate reductase: MINAAVLGACGRMGSLIIENITCSTNMQLVAAFDVGNIGRDAGEFAHVGNLGIQVSDVKDLETVLKKTQAEVLIDFTIAGATIVNAPVAAGCGVNLIIGTTGLTPEQREVIDEAIRKNKVRAVISPNYSVGVNVFFKIIKEAAKYLADYDIEIIEAHHNQKKDAPSGTALRAADVVSEALGGKEYVYGREGLAPRGKEIGIHALRGGDITGDHTVLFVGNSERIEIRHMAHSRQIFAKGAVRAAEWICKQEPGIYSMDDVLGL; encoded by the coding sequence ATGATTAACGCAGCAGTACTCGGAGCCTGCGGCAGGATGGGTTCCTTAATTATAGAAAACATTACCTGCTCCACCAACATGCAGCTTGTTGCCGCTTTTGATGTGGGCAACATAGGAAGGGATGCAGGAGAATTTGCCCATGTTGGCAACCTGGGAATCCAGGTTTCAGATGTTAAAGATCTAGAAACCGTCCTGAAAAAGACTCAGGCTGAGGTCCTTATCGACTTTACTATAGCCGGTGCAACCATTGTAAATGCTCCTGTTGCTGCAGGATGCGGAGTAAACCTGATAATAGGAACTACAGGCCTGACTCCGGAACAGCGGGAAGTAATTGATGAAGCGATCCGGAAAAACAAGGTACGTGCAGTCATATCCCCTAACTATTCCGTAGGCGTTAACGTATTTTTCAAGATCATTAAGGAAGCTGCAAAGTATCTTGCAGACTATGACATAGAAATTATCGAAGCTCACCACAACCAGAAAAAAGATGCCCCAAGTGGGACCGCTCTTCGCGCAGCTGATGTGGTCAGTGAAGCTCTGGGCGGCAAAGAATACGTATACGGAAGGGAAGGTCTCGCCCCCCGCGGGAAAGAAATCGGCATCCACGCCTTGCGCGGAGGAGATATCACCGGAGACCATACAGTACTCTTTGTAGGAAATTCCGAAAGGATTGAGATCCGGCATATGGCTCATTCCAGGCAGATCTTTGCCAAAGGCGCAGTCCGTGCAGCCGAATGGATCTGCAAGCAGGAACCTGGGATATATTCCATGGACGATGTACTCGGGCTGTAA
- the dapA gene encoding 4-hydroxy-tetrahydrodipicolinate synthase → MFEGAMPALITPFTKDDRIDREGLRRNIAFVEEGGVSGIVPCGTTGESATLSALEHEEVIDIAVECAKVPVIAGTGSNNTEEALQFTKHAADAGVDGVLLISPYYNKPNPAGLLAHFKKIAEAVDIPMILYNVPSRTGQNVPVDVITKLAKVENIVGIKEASGNVGKVSQILEQTIDDDFVVLSGEDGLTLPIISMGGSGVISVVANIVPDKMSGMVNAALKGDYETARKIHFEIAPLIRALFLETNPIPAKKAAELVGLASGHLRLPLAPMSDANQLKLVTELKKLGIMR, encoded by the coding sequence ATGTTTGAAGGAGCAATGCCTGCCCTGATCACTCCTTTTACAAAAGATGACAGGATTGACAGGGAAGGGCTACGAAGAAATATCGCATTTGTGGAAGAGGGAGGAGTTTCAGGGATCGTACCCTGTGGCACAACCGGAGAATCGGCTACCCTTTCCGCTTTGGAGCATGAAGAAGTAATCGACATTGCAGTGGAGTGCGCAAAGGTTCCTGTAATTGCAGGGACAGGTTCAAACAACACAGAAGAAGCCCTCCAGTTTACAAAGCACGCCGCAGATGCGGGTGTTGATGGCGTACTTCTTATCTCACCTTATTACAATAAGCCCAATCCTGCAGGTCTGCTTGCTCACTTCAAAAAAATTGCAGAGGCAGTAGATATCCCTATGATCCTCTACAATGTCCCCTCCCGGACAGGACAGAACGTGCCTGTGGATGTTATCACCAAACTTGCAAAGGTAGAAAACATTGTAGGAATCAAAGAAGCCAGCGGGAACGTCGGCAAAGTTTCCCAGATCCTCGAGCAGACTATAGATGACGATTTTGTGGTTCTCTCAGGCGAAGATGGGCTGACTCTTCCGATTATTTCCATGGGAGGCAGCGGAGTTATTTCAGTCGTTGCAAATATTGTGCCTGACAAAATGTCGGGAATGGTAAATGCAGCCCTCAAGGGAGATTACGAGACTGCAAGAAAGATTCATTTCGAGATAGCTCCTCTGATACGTGCCCTTTTCCTTGAAACAAACCCAATTCCGGCTAAGAAAGCTGCAGAGCTTGTCGGGCTCGCGAGCGGGCACCTGAGGCTTCCACTCGCTCCCATGAGCGATGCCAACCAGTTAAAGCTTGTAACTGAACTCAAGAAACTGGGGATAATGAGATGA
- a CDS encoding 30S ribosomal protein S17e, producing the protein MGNIRQTNIKRTAFSLLENYGEVFTKDFETNKILMTKYTTIESKVIRNRVAGYVTRKVARMKVY; encoded by the coding sequence ATGGGAAATATAAGACAGACAAACATCAAAAGAACTGCATTTAGCCTGCTTGAAAACTACGGAGAAGTTTTTACAAAAGACTTTGAGACCAACAAAATCCTTATGACAAAGTATACGACCATTGAAAGCAAAGTAATTAGAAACAGGGTTGCAGGCTACGTCACAAGAAAAGTTGCACGCATGAAAGTTTACTGA